Proteins from a genomic interval of Debaryomyces hansenii CBS767 chromosome E complete sequence:
- a CDS encoding DEHA2E12672p (weakly similar to uniprot|Q12457 Saccharomyces cerevisiae YDR026c): MEDQQEIGGAQALLQLGSKTRSDDEHEGKNGEGDQSLNISNNEIKFKDMDEGDGVNGEEGNADGVESDPELVDVKTTNQQINDAVEAAVMRYVGGTLDGTGENGPNNGSRKNKRKLNHDDIMSNINEFNQWTGFLDDDITDNQAEEFNSFAQHQPQPHAQQSTSNKNLRKKKKKNNQEAQTHNEIDPELTGLDSSAEHDQLVQAAIIDARELAKQLGNGSLHDNDTSAVHNSLNNLPPHQAQQVIAAATAAVQQGQPNPESIAAINQLAQAASSLSGDLNRNNKNIPKQRKLSKIEDGIINYQAIKPTSNYRKPKFNHLTSIDSLVEEASAQACNWYNNLPQTNSSGPRIFSPEEISAVDHFITGYCHLHKLSRQDICNRIWSNERKKDNFWESLTRVLPYRSRASVYKHVRRQYHVFDVRAKWTKEDDELLRKLASTKEGNWKEIGDNMGRMPEDCRDRWRNYVKCGENRVLNKWSEEEERKLRDIVTDMVAHIGDDNKSKAPTINWTIVSERMNGVRSRIQCRYKWNKLVKRASAARASYMNQNTRLWLFQRLQRLSFPTLESVDWDYIIHLYNEERKNSANLENKKNEPDENWVAADFKVGFEKMKSEIKDHRKMSLGEVLERLIEDFYIRQGQAPPRTQNQEHHQPPQHQHHVQLPLHDSSDTVHYNSTARQVPNSGHVHDEEDDATSIANAAVAAVSASVNGDDTQQQEYSLWR; the protein is encoded by the coding sequence ATGGAAGATCAACAAGAGATAGGTGGTGCACAGGCATTGCTTCAGTTAGGTTCAAAAACTAGAAGTGATGATGAGCACGAAGGCAAAAATGGAGAAGGCGATCAATCGCTAAATATTTCgaataatgaaatcaaattcaaagataTGGATGAAGGGGACGGTGTCAACGGTGAGGAAGGTAACGCCGATGGCGTTGAATCGGATCCAGAGTTAGTTGATGTGAAAACGACAAACCAACAAATCAATGACGCAGTTGAGGCGGCGGTGATGAGATATGTTGGTGGGACATTAGATGGTACGGGCGAGAATGGTCCCAATAACGGGTCGAGGAAAAACAAGCGGAAATTGAATCATGATGATATTATGTCGAATATCAATGAGTTTAACCAATGGACCGGATTTTTGGACGATGATATTACGGATAATCAGGcagaagaattcaattcatttgcGCAGCATCAACCTCAACCCCACGCACAACAATCTACGTCAAACAAGAATCTCaggaaaaagaagaagaagaataacCAAGAAGCGCAAACACACAATGAGATAGACCCAGAATTAACGGGATTAGACTCCTCGGCAGAACACGATCAATTGGTTCAGGCTGCGATCATAGACGCTAGAGAATTGGCGAAACAACTTGGAAATGGTTCTCTACATGACAATGATACATCAGCTGTTCATAATAGCTTAAATAATCTTCCTCCTCATCAGGCTCAACAAGTTATTGCTGCAGCTACTGCAGCTGTACAGCAAGGTCAGCCTAACCCCGAGTCGATTGCCGCAATCAATCAACTAGCTCAGGCTGCGTCATCTTTATCAGGGGATTTGAATAGGAACAATAAAAACATTCCAAAACAAAGAAAGCTCTCAAAGATTGAAGATggcattattaattatcaAGCAATAAAGCCTACGTCTAACTATCGCAAACCAAAATTCAATCATTTAACGTCCATTGATTCTTTGGTTGAAGAGGCGTCTGCTCAAGCATGTAACTGGTATAATAATCTACCACAAACCAATAGTAGCGGACCTCGGATTTTTTCTCCTGAGGAAATTTCGGCTGTTGATCATTTTATTACAGGATATTGCCATTTACACAAATTGAGCCGCCAGGACATTTGTAATAGAATTTGGTCAAACGAGAGGAAGAAGGATAATTTCTGGGAATCTTTAACTCGTGTATTACCTTACAGATCTCGTGCGTCTGTTTATAAGCATGTTAGAAGACAGTATCACGTTTTCGATGTTAGAGCAAAATGGACTAAAGAGGATGATGAACTATTAAGAAAGTTAGCATCAACTAAGGAAGGTAACTGGAAAGAAATTGGTGATAATATGGGTCGTATGCCGGAAGATTGTAGAGATAGATGGAGAAACTATGTGAAGTGTGGGGAGAACAGAGTGTTAAATAAGTGGtccgaagaagaagagaggAAGTTGAGAGACATTGTGACCGATATGGTTGCTCATATCGGGGATGATAATAAACTGAAGGCACCAACTATTAATTGGACAATCGTTAGTGAAAGAATGAATGGTGTTCGGTCACGTATTCAATGCCGTTATAAGTGGAACAAGCTTGTGAAGAGAGCATCTGCCGCAAGAGCGTCTTATATGAATCAAAATACAAGATTATGGCTTTTCCAAAGGTTACAGAGACTAAGTTTCCCAACATTAGAGAGTGTTGACTGGGATTACATTATTCATTTGTACAATGAAGAGCGGAAAAATTCGGCAAATCTAGAgaataagaaaaatgaaCCAGATGAGAATTGGGTTGCCGCTGATTTCAAAGTTGGGTTtgaaaaaatgaaatcTGAAATAAAAGATCACAGAAAGATGTCTTTAGGAGAAGTTTTAGAAAGacttattgaagatttctATATCAGACAAGGCCAAGCTCCACCACGTACTCAAAACCAAGAGCATCACCAACCACCACAACACCAACATCATGTTCAATTACCGTTACATGACTCCTCTGATACTGTGCACTATAACTCTACTGCACGTCAAGTACCAAATCTGGGTCACGTTcatgatgaagaagatgatgcAACCTCTATAGCCAATGCAGCCGTAGCAGCCGTATCAGCTAGTGTAAACGGAGACGATACGCAGCAACAAGAATATAGTTTATGGAGATAA
- a CDS encoding DEHA2E12628p (similar to uniprot|P40088 Saccharomyces cerevisiae YER145C FTR1 High affinity iron permease involved in the transport of iron across the plasma membrane and highly similar to ca|CA5345|CaFTR1 Candida albicans CaFTR1 high affinity iron permease) gives MVDVFNIQIFFVLFRETLEGVVIISILLAFLKQGLAGPSNDAVVYKKLVRQVWFGTILGVVFCLIVGSIFIGIFYTVGSDVWQKSEDLWTGVFCMIASVLISMMGIAMLRVNKMKEKWRIKIAQALLNVPEKKLDRFKLGYLTKKYCFFILPFVTCIREGLEAVVFVGGVGLNRPVSSFPLPVICGLLAGIAVGFALYYWGSTISVQIFLIISTCILYLIASGLFSRGVWYFETNTYNQKTGGDASENGSGPGTYDISKSVWHVNCCNPQKDNGWDVFNALLGWQNSATYGSVISYCVYWLCMIVVLLLMSYEEKHGHLPFSKNLTLAQLNPMYHIKGKKNNNLSRREKDELFAKVKIKNIVISKNFDFEESNSNISRS, from the coding sequence ATGGTTgatgtattcaatattcaaattttcttcGTTTTATTCAGAGAAACATTGGAAGGCGTCGtcattatttctattttgCTTGCCTTCTTGAAGCAGGGATTAGCAGGCCCTTCAAATGACGCAGTTGtatataagaaattagTACGACAGGTCTGGTTTGGGACTATATTAGGGGTGGTATTTTGTCTCATTGTAGGTAGTATTTTTATTGGCATATTCTACACTGTTGGAAGTGACGTATGGCAAAAATCTGAAGACTTATGGACCGGAGTCTTTTGTATGATTGCGTCtgttttaatttcaatgatgGGCATTGCTATGTTACGTGTtaataaaatgaaagaaaaatggaGAATCAAGATAGCACAGGCATTGCTTAATGTTCCAGAAAAGAAACTTGATCGCTTTAAGTTAGGTTATTTGACAAAAAAGTACtgtttttttattttgcCATTTGTTACTTGTATACGTGAAGGTTTAGAGGCTGTTGTATTTGTTGGGGGAGTAGGATTAAATCGAcctgtttcttctttccCGCTTCCAGTTATCTGTGGTTTACTTGCTGGAATTGCAGTTGGTTTTGCATTATACTACTGGGGGTCAACAATCTCAgtacaaatatttttgatcaTTTCCACTTGTATCTTGTATTTAATAGCTTCCGGTTTGTTCTCTAGAGGTGTGTGGTattttgaaacaaataCTTATAATCAGAAAACTGGGGGAGATGCATCTGAAAATGGATCTGGTCCAGGTACCTATGATATTAGCAAATCTGTGTGGCACGTCAATTGCTGTAATCCACAGAAAGATAATGGTTGGGATGTATTTAATGCACTACTAGGTTGGCAAAATTCTGCCACGTACGGCTCAGTTATATCGTACTGTGTCTATTGGCTCTGCATGATAGTAGTTTTATTGTTGATGTCATACGAAGAGAAACATGGACACCTACCATTCTCCAAGAACTTGACTTTGGCTCAATTGAATCCAATGTATCATATTAAAGGcaagaagaataataacCTTTCTAGGAGAGAGAAAGACGAGTTATTCGCCAAAGTAaagattaaaaatattgttattagtaaaaattttgattttgaagaatcaaattcaaatatttctcgCCTGTAA
- a CDS encoding DEHA2E12694p (weakly similar to ca|CA5445|IPF232 Candida albicans IPF232 unknown function) produces MESPNCKQEPPSPSKLNRDELEQLSQEKVVQRVIELESELNEFQESSKELEQALEEELQGLENENSAIRETLGVSREQLQISKVTISNLNKEMSDLNEAVITKTQEYEKQISSLKQKLVSVEIVNDDMEENDRMLCNKLELAGQFNNELLEKIAIIENDLHRERQTNSQKQLHITNFEITVKELNEKVSSLETKLKFYENNDVESSFLSMKDILNAGPPSSKNIHALASGRGSKMKKSDSLKKLHQLTTDSESMSRKARNLKNSVYTSHMKSSPTTKLSRHTSKATLRGKLEDKENIEPSQKNKTIPISPPIMDISATADSDAKGPQRTYNPDQFQTSRQALEAVKGSPRMNNKDSSKEPGIHQLKRRHRRTNIFDTFKSLSLSNSN; encoded by the coding sequence ATGGAAAGCCCGAACTGCAAACAAGAGCCACCATCTCCATCCAAACTCAATAGAGATGAACTCGAGCAATTATCACAGGAAAAGGTGGTGCAGAGAGTTATAGAACTAGAGTCGGAATTAAATGAGTTTCAGGAATCAAGTAAAGAGTTAGAGCAGGcattagaagaagagctTCAGGGGTTGGAGAATGAAAATAGCGCTATCCGAGAAACGTTGGGCGTATCAAGAGAGCAGTTACAGATTTCCAAAGTGACCATTTCCAACcttaataaagaaatgtCCGACTTGAATGAGGCAGTCATCACCAAGACCCAAGAATATGAGAAACAAATAAGCTCGTTGAAACAAAAACTTGTTTCTGTTGAAATTGTTAACGATGATATGGAAGAGAATGATCGAATGTTATGTAACAAGTTAGAATTAGCTGGccaattcaataatgaactATTAGAAAAAATAGCCATAATAGAGAACGATCTACACCGGGAAAGACAAACCAACAGTCAGAAGCAATTGCATAttacaaattttgaaatcacAGTCAAGGAGTTGAACGAAAAAGTCTCTTCGTTGGAGACCAAATTGAAGTTTTACGAGAATAACGATGTTGAAAGCCTGTTCTTGAGCATGAAGGATATTTTAAACGCCGGTCCTCCATCGTCCAAGAATATTCATGCATTAGCCTCTGGCAGAGGAtcgaagatgaagaaatcagaCTCATTGAAGAAACTTCACCAATTAACTACTGACTCCGAAAGTATGTCTAGGAAAGCACGCAACTTGAAAAACTCTGTGTACACTTCCCACATGAAATCATCACCAACGACGAAGTTGTCAAGGCATACATCGAAAGCCACTTTACGAGGCAAATTAGaggataaagaaaatatcgAACCTTCtcaaaagaataaaacaATACCAATATCACCACCAATAATGGATATATCTGCAACAGCTGATTCAGATGCAAAGGGCCCACAAAGGACCTATAATCCAGACCAATTTCAAACATCACGACAAGCATTAGAAGCAGTAAAGGGTTCTCCCagaatgaataataaagattcttcaaaagaACCAGGAATACATCAGTTAAAGAGACGTCATCGTCGAACTAACATTTTTGATACTTTCAAATCGTTGAGTCTAAGTAATAGCAATTAA
- a CDS encoding DEHA2E12650p (weakly similar to uniprot|P89102 Saccharomyces cerevisiae YDR166C SEC5 Essential 107kDa subunit of the exocyst complex which has the essential function of mediating polarized targeting of secretory vesicles to active sites of exocytosis) produces MINYDDNDENLLSFYNIATVNPSSRKDLNLTNQEQIDSDELNNLTTDEQFNLLITLVNTNTGHNNNSLYVYDDEDPEDPLRGRGTNVVRQLIQKEVISSKDDPKLNSFLISSPNFDSQRFLTTVHQDSSIDELVQSLNFLERNIHSQTAELKSVIDSNFIKFVDCKKSIDDILVGFRQSKTKIQQDRENSKVFNPQRHRNTEKSDSLSSELEESLKNINMASTLLIRPIMENKSKEQKLNTLIEFIKSNKFFFDLPHNLIESLSTQNNDQFIDDYNRFLKEKQEFIQRQEETYRRDIAHLNPETDYEAIKEREQNQQLVDTAILRVFAEVDNIIAEYRKKIYNELLSLDHEAGNSKGHFPNTNNARFISLVDKLYQLNNDDGNNTSNPIYEFLNTQLNGLRKDLDYQINKFDTKFKMMQRKLLDYISSLADYREGGSHVGHISEKYSNIDDFFRASSTSSTPSNEEMDRIIIKFFDSSDNLDLSFINETWLVLLNFVTYLDDLFLKNITKFVNNYNHYSNPDNGFNIDTQGKIRNSFVSLVVHVTNKLTSLFDDNAESVNQLESSPRNYSRFLPYHTNSLSTIFYLSGISAKINHTLTKVGNCMAIVGNANKTTDTNKIIKSLRATSSTINQKILEATCAVWVNDCSQFYDLENWEIYHPIHDKGSGPTFTKTMNILEYYEGYFLRKLSDLLFIKGFEDNSNDDIRIVAPYPSKRILVSVEIQFMRSLNILIDSLMKKYNVEKSTVRVNTKGANIDSELFKVLTMNNFDRISETIYPKLIKKFDKLFEKNLSQQNLKLYADIDKAALTIFDDILEREKSWIDERVSRYFLKIPSKAIDPKGDFELKIESFTYEVLIHFVKLIHEVKPLTGTEVFVSIMNELQNYFLKLVLEYLRSLNRNDKFYSILGNLKLGIIFFVEVFEPSKYAKLNDYCMNLVEIILGIINENEKPNYSEAQFDNVLMKCLRDSESEFDCFL; encoded by the coding sequence ATGATTAACTACGACGACAATGACGAAAATTTGTTGTCTTTCTATAATATTGCTACTGTTAATCCTAGTAGTAGGAAAGACTTGAATTTAACAAATCAAGAACAAATCGATTCAgacgaattgaataatCTCACAACAGACGAACAATTCAATTTACTAATTACATTAGTCAATACCAACACCGGccataataataactcatTATATGtttatgatgatgaagatcCCGAGGACCCACTTCGTGGTAGAGGTACAAATGTGGTTAGGCAATTGATTCAGAAGGAAGTAATTTCTTCCAAAGATGACCCGAAATTAAATCTGTTTTTAATCTCTTCCCCGAATTTCGATTCACAAAGATTTTTGACCACTGTTCATCaagattcttcaattgatgaattggtGCAgtctttaaattttttggaGAGAAATATACATAGTCAAACGGCAGAGTTGAAGCTGGTTATAGATTCCaactttatcaaattcGTCGACTGTAAGAAGTCGATAGATGATATTTTAGTAGGATTCAGGCAGCTGAAAACCAAAATTCAACAAGACCGTGAAAACTCTAAGGTTTTCAATCCTCAAAGGCATAGGAATACAGAGAAAAGTGATTCACTTTCTTCCGAACTTGAAGAATCATTAAAGAACATTAATATGGCATCAACCTTGCTTATAAGACCTATAATGGAAAATAAGAGtaaagaacaaaaattgaataccttaattgaatttattaaaagcAACAAGTTTTTCTTCGATCTTCCCcataatttgattgaatcattatcaacCCAGAATAATGATCAGTTTATAGACGATTACAATAGATTTCTAaaagaaaaacaagaatttaTCCAAAGACAAGAAGAAACATACAGAAGAGACATAGCCCACTTGAATCCTGAGACTGATTATGAAGCAATTAAAGAGAGAGaacaaaatcaacaattagTTGATACCGCAATATTAAGGGTTTTTGCGGAGGTGGACAATATTATTGCAgaatatagaaaaaaaatttataacGAACTTCTTAGTCTAGACCACGAGGCAGGTAATTCGAAAGGCCATTTTCCAAACACAAATAATGCCAGATTTATCTCGTTAGTCGATAAATTATACCAATTAAACAACGATGATGGAAATAATACATCGAACccaatttatgaatttttgaatactCAACTTAACGGATTACGAAAAGATTTAGattatcaaattaataaatttgatactAAATTTAAAATGATGCAAAGAAAATTGTTGGACTATATAAGTTCTTTGGCAGACTATAGAGAAGGCGGTTCTCACGTTGGACATATTAGTGAAAAGTATAGCAATATTGATGACTTTTTTAGAGCCTCATCTACATCCTCAACCCCAAGTAACGAAGAAATGGAcagaataataataaagttcTTCGATAGCAGTGATAACTTAGACTTATCCTTTATTAACGAGACTTGGTTGGTATTACTTAACTTCGTTACATATTTGGATGAtctatttttgaagaatataacAAAGTTTGTCAACAATTATAATCACTATAGTAATCCTGACAATGGGTTCAACATAGATACTCAAGGTAAAATCAGGAATTCATTTGTTAGTCTTGTTGTGCATGTTACGAACAAATTGACTTCTCTATTCGATGATAACGCTGAATCGGTTAATCAATTGGAATCATCTCCAAGAAACTACAGCCGTTTTTTGCCGTACCATACTAATTCTCTTTCGACTATATTTTACTTGAGTGGAATTTCAGCCAAGATTAATCATACACTAACCAAAGTAGGCAATTGCATGGCAATCGTTGGAAATGCTAATAAGACTACTGATACCAATAAGATAATCAAGTCTTTAAGAGCTACTTCGAGTACGATTAACCAGAAAATTCTAGAAGCAACATGTGCAGTTTGGGTTAATGACTGTTCTCAATTCTATGACCTAGAGAACTGGGAGATTTATCATCCTATTCATGATAAAGGTTCCGGACCAACTTTCACGAAGACCATgaatattcttgaatattatgaAGGGTATTTTTTACGAAAATTATCTGATTTGTTGTTTATAAAGGGGTTTGAAGATAATTCGAATGATGATATACGAATAGTTGCTCCTTATCCTAGTAAAAGAATTCTAGTGAGTGTGGAGATTCAATTTATGAGAagtttaaatattttaattgattcattaatgaagaaatataacGTTGAAAAGTCTACGGTAAGAGTTAACACCAAAGGAGCAAACATTGATTCCGAACTATTTAAAGTTTTGacaatgaataattttgatagaaTCTCTGAAACAATTTATCCaaaattgatcaagaaatttgataaattatttgaaaagaatttaCTGCaacaaaatttaaaattatatgcTGACATAGACAAAGCAGCTTTAACAATATTCGATGATATTTTAGAACGTGAGAAATCATGGATTGATGAAAGAGTTTCAAGATATTTCCTTAAAATTCCTAGTAAAGCAATTGATCCGAAAGGcgattttgaattgaagaTCGAAAGTTTTACATATGAAGTATTGATTCATTTCGTTAAGCTTATCCATGAAGTTAAACCCTTGACAGGTACGGAGGTCTTCGTAAGCATAATGAATGAATtacagaattattttttgaaattggtcTTGGAATATTTAAGGTCATTGAATAgaaatgataaattttattcgaTACTTGGTAACTTGAAGTTAGGTATAATCTTCTTCGTTGAAGTCTTTGAACCAAGTAAGTATGCCAAACTAAACGATTATTGCATGAATTTGGTAGAGATAATTTTGGGTATCATTAACGAGAATGAAAAGCCAAACTACTCGGAAGCTCAGTTCGACAATgtattaatgaaatgttTGAGAGATTCAGAAAGCGAGTTTGACTGCTTTTTATAG